The segment AAAATTGGGGATAGGGAGGAAAATTGAGATTGAGAAAAAAAGGCTTTACTTGTTCATCCAAAAACCCGACATTATCCGGCGTGGTAGAAGGTTTCCCCCTTGGGTCATGAACCCGTTAGGGAGTTTCTTCGATGCGCCGGATAAAAGTCGGTTAATAACTTGGCTCTCGAAGCCGCATTCAACAAGGCTGATGATGTCCGGTTTTTTAATTAGTTTCAACGAACAAGTAAAGGAGTCCCATCATGGAAAACTTTTATATGGGATGTGACGTGAGTAAAGGGTATGCCGATTTTGTCATCATCGATCAAAACAAAAAGCTCATGGAGCCTGTCTTTCAAATCGATGATACATTTGATGGCCATAACCAACTCTACACCATCCTATCAAAATTTTTGACCAAGCATCCGGGTGCCACGTTGTACTGCGCCGTGGAAAGCACCGGCGGACTGGAGGATAACTGGCTTAAGTTGCTGCACCGATTAAGCGCTATCTTGTCTGTCAGAGCCGCCAGAATCAATCCCATGGGGCCTCACAATCTCCATAAGGCCTCAATGGTTCGAAATGGCACCGATGCCATCAGTGCCCAACTGATCGCCGAGTATCTGATCGCCTTTGCCGATAAGGTGCGATACAACGAAACCGACCCCTATGTCTCTTTGAGGAAACAGTGGAATCTGATTGAAATGTACAAAAAGCAGAAAACTCAACTACTCAACCAATTAAGCCTGCACCTGTACACCGCGGTTCCTTTTCTGGTTCACTATTGTAAATATGGCGTACCCCGGTGGATTTTGCTTCTTTTGAAAGCCTATCCCTCCGCCTCAAAGATAGCCAGGGCTCGCACCCAATCGTTGCACAAAATTCCCTATGTTTCTGTTAAACGAGCCCAGACGCTCGCAATAGAAGCCAAACATTCGGTCGGCGCCGTCGACGACCCATACAGTGCTCTGGTCATCCAATCTATCGTTTCACAAATTCTCCATTTGGAAAAATTAATCAACCAGCATAAACGGTATATGACCCAACACTGTCAGTTACCACAGGTGCAGCTTCTGACCTCCTTCAAGGGAATCGGCATCTACTCCGCTGTTGGGCTGATGCTCAATATTATCTCCGTAGAACGTTTCCCCTCTGCCAAAAATCTGGCCTCCTATTTTGGCCTTCACCCCGTCTACAAACGAAGTGGGGACAGCAAAGAGGGCGTGTACATGAGCAAAAAAGGCCGCTCTGCCCCCCGGGAAATCCTCTACTGGGTAGCCAAAAGTGCCATCGTCTCCAATCCCCTGATCAAAGAGTTCTATCAGAGGCACATTAAAAACGGAAAAACCAAAATGTCTGCGCTCGGAATCTGTATGCATAAAATCGCCCGTATTGTCTTTGGAATGCTCAAACATCAGAAACCCTTCGACCCAGCCATTGACAGACGAAATACCCATGCAGGCTCTCCCGCACAGGTCCGCTTACATGAGTTCCGTAATAAACGCCGGTTTCAAAAAACTTCTGATGTGGCGCCTATCTCCAGAAGACAGGTCGCTATTAGAAAAGAGAGGAAGCTGTCCCAACTCACTGAAAGTGAGCCGTTCGGGATCTGTGCCTCCTCTCCTTCAAATACGTAACTTTGTCCTTTTAAATATAAGGAGTCTTATGTCAATGAACAAGTAAAAACTCTTCCTAAACAACTTACAAAAAAAGTTGTTTCCCCCTTGACTTTAACCTTAATAACTCCCTTAAATAAGGGAGGGGGAGTGAGGGGGTGGGTTGAAAAAAAGTTAAATACTAAAATCCGATTTTTTCAAAGCCTTCTTATTAAGGATTTTTTCTCGTACAATTTACCATTGTACAATCTTCCGTGGAAGGCGATCTTGGCAACGGGCCTGTTCTTTCGGTCGCCCTTCGAAAAAGTAAAATCGTTTTAAGAATCAAGAGGATCCCCTGTGATGAAAGCATTCTGGAGGCGTTTGTCAATTTTGGTCGTTTGGGGTGTTGTTTTCAGTTTTCTTCCTGGCCTGGCCTTACCCCTCATAGGCAGTCAGCCGGTACGTCTGCAAGTTGATCCGCGCATCACCTCGCCGCCGCGTTTTGGACTTCTGGATTTGGAAAAGGCGCTCTCCGAAAAAGGGATTCTATTTCGAAAAAGCGGGAACCCCGCCATCTCTGATCAAAAAAGCTCTGGTTTTACGATTGTCATTAAAAAACCCCCCGTTCGCAACCCCTATCTTTGGCCCAAACCGGAATCGTACCGCCTCACAAAAGAAGGAGACCGTCAACTCGTTGTAACGGGGTCGGATCCTGTAGGCCTCATGTACGGAATTTTTGAGCTAAGCGAACGTCTTTCAATGAGTAAGAAATCCGGACTCGGAGCCCTTCAGGGGATTCAGCCGGTTTACGGGGAGCCTGCACTGGCCATTCGTGCGGACAATCCCTTTTTGACGGTGGAAGGGAAAACCGGCATCTCAAAATGGTTTTACGATGAGCGTTACTGGGAGGCCTATTTTTCGCGTTTGGCCCGCAGCCGGTTTAACCTTTGTGATATTCACGCCATGTACCGGTACCACCAGACCAATTTCCCCAATATTTTTCCCTTCTTCTTAAAGAATCCAAATTTGCCCGGAACCTCCTGGCCGGACGAAAATCAGTCCCGGAATCTGGCCATGTTGAAACGCATTGTGGATATTGCCGAGGCGCACGGCGTACACGTGTCGCTGATGAATTACGCAGTGGACACCCCGAACATCCCGATGGGCGATGAGAAAAAGCTGACCCGGCAGATCCGCTGGGCAGTGGCCGAATTGTTGAAACGCGTTCCCAAATTGTGGATGTTCGGTTTTCGCATTGGGGAGTCCGGGAAAAGTGAGGATTTTTTCAAAAATGCCTATTTGGAAGGAATTACCGACTCCG is part of the Calditrichota bacterium genome and harbors:
- a CDS encoding IS110 family transposase, encoding MENFYMGCDVSKGYADFVIIDQNKKLMEPVFQIDDTFDGHNQLYTILSKFLTKHPGATLYCAVESTGGLEDNWLKLLHRLSAILSVRAARINPMGPHNLHKASMVRNGTDAISAQLIAEYLIAFADKVRYNETDPYVSLRKQWNLIEMYKKQKTQLLNQLSLHLYTAVPFLVHYCKYGVPRWILLLLKAYPSASKIARARTQSLHKIPYVSVKRAQTLAIEAKHSVGAVDDPYSALVIQSIVSQILHLEKLINQHKRYMTQHCQLPQVQLLTSFKGIGIYSAVGLMLNIISVERFPSAKNLASYFGLHPVYKRSGDSKEGVYMSKKGRSAPREILYWVAKSAIVSNPLIKEFYQRHIKNGKTKMSALGICMHKIARIVFGMLKHQKPFDPAIDRRNTHAGSPAQVRLHEFRNKRRFQKTSDVAPISRRQVAIRKERKLSQLTESEPFGICASSPSNT